One Fulvia fulva chromosome 8, complete sequence DNA window includes the following coding sequences:
- a CDS encoding O-acetyl-L-homoserine sulfhydrylase, which produces MEAIPYSDAKLRRILSTVRTIAIVGASSNWNRPSYFVMKYLQRKGYRVIPVNPGNAGKKLLGEQVYANLREVPDKVDMVNVFRASHTVGPIMEDAIAVGIKVVWMQLGVRNDEAAAKGEAAGIEVIMNRCPKIEFGRLGGELSWGGVNTGIIRNKPAQAPTNNRLRDLPAVNIEHGFETRAIHAGAAPDPTTGARGTPIFQTTAYVFDDVEHAASLFNLHNFGFIYSRLTNPTVSVLEERVASLEGGRAAVAAASGHAAQFLIFATLMEPGDEFVASNKLYGGSLTQFGLTFKKLGWHCHFVDPTDPENFRRALTPKCKAVFIESLANPGGIIADISAIAEVAHSAGLPLIVDNTLATPYLCRPIGWGADIVVHSTTKFLGGHGNAMGGIVVESGKFDWTQGGKFPSMTEPEPAYHGLRFYENFGDFAFTTKARAVALRDYGPAMAPMNAFLTITGIETLHLRMERHCHNARAVADYLAHDSRVAWVSYAGLDTSPFRALAKKYLPKGSGAVFTFGVKGGYETGCKIVESVSLFSHLANVGDTRSLILHPASTTHRQLSDEQREAAGAGADVIRLSIGLETAADLIADLDRALG; this is translated from the coding sequence ATGGAGGCAATTCCATATTCCGACGCCAAATTGCGTCGTATCCTGTCGACGGTGCGCACCATCGCCATCGTCGGTGCCTCCAGCAATTGGAACCGCCCTAGCTACTTCGTTATGAAGTATCTGCAGCGTAAAGGCTACCGTGTCATTCCTGTCAACCCCGGAAATGCAGGAAAGAAGTTGCTCGGTGAGCAAGTGTACGCCAACTTGCGCGAAGTTCCAGACAAGGTCGATATGGTTAACGTATTTCGGGCATCGCACACCGTTGGTCCCATCATGGAGGATGCTATTGCCGTCGGCATCAAAGTGGTATGGATGCAGCTTGGTGTCCGCAATGATGAAGCCGCTGCGAAAGGCGAGGCCGCAGGCATCGAAGTAATCATGAACCGCTGCCCGAAAATCGAATTCGGCCGTCTGGGTGGCGAACTGTCCTGGGGCGGCGTCAACACCGGCATCATTCGTAACAAACCCGCGCAGGCGCCGACCAACAACCGGCTGCGTGATCTACCAGCCGTCAATATTGAACATGGCTTCGAAACACGCGCGATCCACGCTGGCGCGGCGCCAGACCCGACCACTGGTGCTCGTGGCACCCCGATCTTCCAGACCACCGCCTACGTCTTTGATGATGTCGAACACGCCGCGTCGCTGTTTAATCTGCACAACTTTGGCTTCATCTACAGCCGGCTGACCAACCCGACAGTGTCGGTCCTCGAAGAGCGCGTGGCCAGTCTGGAAGGAGGACGCGCCGCCGTGGCCGCCGCATCGGGCCATGCTGCACAGTTCCTGATCTTTGCCACCTTGATGGAGCCCGGCGATGAGTTTGTCGCCTCGAACAAGCTCTACGGCGGCTCTCTCACCCAATTCGGCCTTACGTTCAAGAAGCTGGGTTGGCACTGCCATTTTGTGGACCCCACCGATCCGGAAAACTTCCGGCGTGCCCTCACTCCCAAATGCAAAGCTGTCTTCATTGAGAGTCTTGCCAATCCTGGTGGCATAATTGCTGATATCTCTGCCATCGCTGAAGTTGCCCATTCGGCTGGGCTACCATTGATCGTCGACAACACGCTCGCTACACCCTACCTGTGCCGGCCTATTGGATGGGGGGCCGATATCGTCGTGCATTCCACCACCAAATTTCTCGGTGGCCATGGCAACGCGATGGGCGGTATTGTTGTCGAGTCGGGCAAGTTTGATTGGACTCAAGGGGGCAAGTTTCCATCTATGACAGAGCCTGAACCTGCGTATCACGGCCTACGCTTCTACGAAAACTTTGGTGATTTTGCCTTCACCACGAAGGCCCGCGCAGTTGCACTACGAGATTATGGTCCAGCAATGGCGCCAATGAATGCCTTCTTGACCATCACAGGCATTGAAACGCTGCATCTGCGCATGGAGCGGCACTGTCACAACGCACGCGCTGTTGCCGACTACCTAGCACATGATTCTCGAGTCGCGTGGGTGTCCTACGCCGGTCTGGACACAAGCCCTTTCCGGGCGTTAGCCAAGAAATACCTCCCCAAGGGCTCAGGAGCCGTCTTCACATTTGGCGTCAAGGGTGGCTATGAGACTGGCTGTAAAATAGTCGAGAGCGTCAGTCTGTTCTCTCATCTTGCCAATGTCGGAGATACCCGCAGCTTGATCTTGCATCCTGCTTCGACTACTCACCGACAACTCAGCGATGAGCAGCGCGAAGCCGCAGGCGCCGGGGCCGATGTGATACGTTTGTCGATTGGCTTGGAAACAGCTGCTGACTTGATTGCGGATTTGGACAGAGCGCTGGGATAA
- a CDS encoding Acyl-CoA dehydrogenase apdG encodes MTAESISFREPPYLSGQPSPYYTPALREWQNACRKFISTHFTPFAVEWEAKGEVPHHVFEQFAKNKFLVAAMPAPLPTAELKAAGIDNLLDVLMTTGICGPSCTINVSPGFGVPCLLRYGKAQLKQRFLGDLFWGRKKICMAVTEPEGGTDVANIRTSAVRSSDGKSCIISGKKKWTSTAMWCTHAIVGLRTRKAGPMGISLIIVPLKNHKGVKVERLNMAGQISNGVSEITFDQVHVPVENLVGIEGHGMKYIMTNFNHERLTIAIGATRQARVALSAAFEYALQRQAFGIPLMEQPVVRNRLAKAGVQLEAQWAWIEQTVFQLSHAAQSATADAEAGAIVAGVKANAGAVLKECAECAMVVFGGAAYSKDGIGSIAERAWREVFGQRISGGSEDVMLDFMVRQLARTVRQKERSLSSL; translated from the exons ATGACGGCAGAGTCGATATCCTTCCGCGAGCCTCCCTACTTAAGCGGCCAGCCGTCACCGTATTATACACCGGCGCTGCGAGAATGGCAGAACGCTTGTCGGAAGTTCATATCAACACACTTCACCCCGTTCGCGGTAGAGTGGGAGGCGAAGGGTGAAGTGCCTCATCATGTCTTCGAGCAATTCGCGAAAAACAAATTTCTGGTCGCTGCCATGCCGGCACCTCTTCCAACCGCCGAGCTCAAAGCTGCGGGAATCGACAACCTGCTCGATGTT CTGATGACGACTGGTATATGCGGACCAAGCTGCACGATAAATGTCTCGCCGGGCTTTGGGGTGCCCTGTTTGCTCCGCTACGGGAAGGCACAACTCAAACAGCGGTTCTTGGGCGATCTCTTCTGGGGCCGAAAGAAGATCTGTATGGCCGTCACCGAGCCAGAAGGTGGTACAGATGTTGCGAACATTCGAACCTCAGCCGTCAGGAGCTCAGATGGGAAAAGCTGCATCATCAGCGGGAAGAAGAAGTGGACCAGCACGGCTATGTGGTGTACACACGCCATTGTTGGGTTACGCACAAGAAAAGCAGGCCCAATGGGCATATCTTTGATCATTGTACCACTCAAGAACCACAAAGGAGTCAAGGTCGAGCGCCTCAACATGGCTGGTCAGATCTCAAATGGGGTCTCCGAGATCACCTTCGACCAGGTGCACGTACCTGTTGAGAACCTGGTCGGTATTGAAGGTCACGGAATGAAGTACATTATGACCAATTTCAACCACGAGAGACTCACGATAGCGATAGGAGCTACTCGTCAAGCTCGCGTCGCCCTGTCCGCGGCCTTCGAATACGCGCTGCAGCGCCAGGCATTTGGAATCCCACTCATGGAACAGCCGGTCGTGAGAAACCGACTCGCCAAAGCTGGCGTTCAGCTGGAAGCGCAATGGGCTTGGATTGAGCAGACAGTCTTTCAATTATCCCACGCAGCACAAAGTGCGACCGCGGATGCAGAGGCCGGAGCTATCGTGGCGGGAGTCAAGGCCAACGCTGGAGCTGTTCTGAAGGAGTGTGCTGAATGTGCCATGGTCGTGTTCGGAGGAGCGGCATACAGTAAGGACGGGATAGGGAGTATTGCAGAGAGAGCGTGGCGAGAAGTCTTTGGGCAAAGAATATCAGGCGGAAGTGAGGATGTGATGCTCGACTTTATGGTTCGCCAACTGGCGAGGACTGTCCGGCAAAAGGAGAGATCACTCAGCTCTCTTTGA